From Cryptococcus deuterogattii R265 chromosome 13, complete sequence:
CCTTTGTTCCTACTTCTCCCTTTTGATATAGATAAGCGGCAATATCTAGACAAGCAGCTTGGAGTGCGTTTGGTGGACATAGTGGACGAAATGCGTGCGTTCGATGGAGACAGTCGACAGACAAAAGCGACTGAAGGACTTCTAGAGTTCTTTCGAGGAGATAAGGTCCTGGAATACTTGGGATTGTCGATGTTGATGTGCGGTTAGGGGctgaagttgatgaaaaaGATGTATCAGGGCTTGAGATCGCTGCTTGGCTACTATCTTTGGAGAAAGCTGCTGATGGAGGAACAGAAGAGAATCGGCCAGCACGTCGCTTGCTCTTGACTGGCGTTGCATCCAGTACGGGCACTTCACTGTCTCTTGTATCGGCAAACAGATCCAGCTGCTGTTTGTCTGCTAAAACAAGTAATCCTCTGGTCTGTTCCACAAGATTGTAGGAAGCTTCTGTATCCcaatccccttcttccagtaCGATATGGTCTTCATAATCTTCACTCCCGACACCGACAGTCGGATTCACTGCATGATGTGCGCGACTCGAGCCGGTAGTGCTGGACGAACCTGCCGCAGAGGCTATAACATGACCAAGTCTTAAGACTTTACCTTTCCCCTTTGCTTTTGAACGCCCGGAAATTTCTCGAGCAGAGATGGCTGCGCGCTCGAGGATATCCGGCGCTGTTTCTCTTTGCTCAAGTCTATCCAGAAGATGTAGCAAAAGCTTCTGAGTTTCGTATAAGCCCCGACTGCTACTAATCTTTTCGATCTTCTTTGCTGACAGAACATGCCGACCCGCTAGCGTAGCTCGGCGAAAGGATCTTGAAGGTTCAGGGGGTGTAGGGCTAGGAGgtgcaggagaagatggaagccTTGAAGTCGTTGGTGACCTTGGCGAAGGTGGGTAATGTAACGTCGGGGAAGATGGTATCTCTTCAAAATTAGTGTAGTCCAGTTTTAACTATACAAAATCGTCATCTCATCCTTGAATCAAGGGCCAAAGGTTTTGAACTCACTTGTGGTGAAGGTTGACTGCCTGGGCGGATACCGAGAGCTCTTCGAGCATCGTCATTTGTGTTTCCCTCCGGTACACTGCGCATCTGCACCCTTCAGTATCAGGAGCACTCTGGAATCTCTTGATTCTTCTatgagaaagaaaacaCAAGAtaagaaagacaaaaagCTACGTTTCGTGGGGCTGAGAGCTGAGACATATATTCACGTTCACTGCACCGAATGTTGAAATGCGTTAAGCCGAAGTCGCGGAGAGTCAATCATCTCCGACTTCCATAGGCCTGGTGGAGGTCGTTGCATAGACCTTTAGGAATGATCATCTTATGTAATCAATTCGAATGAGAGCTGGCGCGTCGTTGGTGCAGTGATTCATCTCGCTGCTTCCGTTGTTGTGAATTCCGTCTTGCCTTCATTCAGTTACTGTACCTATCGTCGTCTATCGCTACAGCATTCTTAATTTTGGCAATAGAACCCATTTACTTACACTAGATCATCTTGTCATGGCTTCCGACACACCCACCTCCGAAAAACTCGATCAAGCGGCCAGTGTCTTTGACAAAGATCCGACCACTGCAGAGCGACTCTATAAGGAAATCTTGCAAGATGACAGTCAACGTGAGATCGTCCAATTTGATGAGCTGTAACATCCAGGGGTCCTGACAAAAGgtctgcttcttcagctgcAAATGAAGACGTTTTGAGAGACAAAGAGGTCGCCCTCGTCAAGTTGGGCACTCTCTACAGAGATTCAAGGTATTTATCTACCCGTACAATGGTCCATAGAGTTTTTCTAACATTTATCTTTGACGACAATCTTGGTAGCATGCTTGATAAGTTGGCTCAATTGATAACGGACTCTAGAACTTTTATGTCACATATCGCAAAAGCCAAGACGACTAGGCTAGGTGAGCTTGCTTCCCTAGTCTTCCAAGTTCTTACATTAATCACTCTTTGTCCAAAGTGCGCACTCTCCTGGACCTTTTTCCTCAAGGTTCGAAGGATATGCAAATGAAGGTCATTCAAGAGAATATAGACTGGGCCCGCACTGAAAAGAGGATTTTCTTGCGCCAGAGCCTGGAAATAAAGCTCATCAACGTGTGAGGCCTCTCTGTTTGAGATTGTAGACCGTGCCGGATTTCATTAGCTGATCACAATATTAATCAGCCTGTTGGATGCCGAAAAGTATCAAGAAGCTTTGACTATCACGCAAACTCTTCTCAAAGAACTCAAAAAGTTCGATGATAAGATTATTCTGACAGAGGTGTACTTATTGGAGTCGCGTGCTGCCCACCACATGCACAATCACCCGGTGGCGAAAACATCATTAACCTCAGCCCGTACAACTGCCAACAGTGTCTATTGCCCGCCTACACTTCAGGCTCAACTTGACCTGCAATCTGGAGTTATCATGGCGGAAGACAAGGATTACAAAACCGCGTACTCGTACTTCTTTGAAGCCTTTGAAGGTTTCAGTCAGTCTGCCGAGAGAGACAATAGAGCATTGAGTGCCTTGAAGTACATGCTACTGTGCAAGATTATGATTGGAACCGTGAGTGGAATGTCTGGCTTAGTCAGATGCTGACGAAATCTGGACTCAACTAGCCTAATGATGTTTTCTCGTTATTGTCATTGAAAAGCGCAGCTCCCTATATGGGCAAAGACGTGGATGCAATGAAAGCGGTTGCGACGGCCCTCGAGGAACGCAGTCTTGATCTTTTCAAGACAGCTCTGCAAAATTATTCCGGCCGTAGGTTTGCATAATGTGAAGATCTAACAGCTAATGGCTTCTCCAGAATTGCAGAAAGACGAAATTATTCGCTCCCATCTCTCTTATCTTTATGACACGCTCTTAGAACAGAATCTTATCAGAGTCATCGAACCCTATTCTGCGGTTGAGCTGTCTTGGGTGGCTTCAGAAGTGGGTCAGAGCCTGCAGATTATCGAAgacaagtgagtttttttctttctttacaAAGAGCGATAATTGTTTAACCCATTTTTTTATCTAGGTTGAGTCAGATGATTTTGGATCAAAAGTTCTGTGGTATTTTGAATGAACGCATGGGTACTCTCGAGGTTCATGATGACTATTCGAATGAAGTTCGTCGTTTTCTAACTATCACGAACGAAGACAGAAACATGTTGACATTGCATTCTTGTAGGGGATATGTTCAACAGCGCTGGGCACTTTGAAGCATATTAGCGACGTTGTGAATGGCCTGAATGATAAGGTCCGTTCATCCGTACAGGATGCATCTAAACGACTGACTGATTTCATTTTATCTTTGTCAGGCTGCGCAGATGGTTTAATCGTCACAAGCACTAGATGGACAAGGTTACCAGAAAAAGCAGACTGGGCTTGCTATCTACATTCACTAAACCATTTTATGACATCTAGTGGTCATTCATATCATGTATGCTATTGACGAAGTTTTCGACAATGTTTTGTCTTTGAAGCAAAGAGAGTAGGAGTAACGATCCGCAAAAGATTGCGGGATCTTTCACCTTTGGAAAAGTGAGAGTGAGCAAAGTAAATGGCACCTAATTTAGACGGCGTGAACTATGTAAAACTGAAGCTGATGCGAAGGATTTAACGAAGACTGCGAGGTTggtctctccttcctcttctccgcatttaccattattattatttattattttgTTTTGCTGCCAGGGTGGACACCTCCGCAGAGGGACGTCATTTATCATTCACCCACTCCTCCTGCACATGACTTACGAACAATCCTTGAAATACTTTCCTAAATTGTTGCCCTCAGCGTAGCAAATAAGAATACACCATGTCTGTCACACAGCTACCAGAAACCATGGATGCCATCGTATTCAAACAGCCCTACAAGGTTGCGGTCGAACAGGTACCGACTCCCAAGTTGCAGtctgaaggagatgtcATCATTAAGGTTCATTTTGCAGGGCTCTGTGGTGCGTTTCTCTCACGATTTGCAGAGGGAACGTTGGGTTTGACAAAATAGCTGTTATCCAGGCTCCGATCTGCATCTTTACAGGGCTAAAGAAGATGCTGGGAGAGACTACACTATGGGACATGAGGTCGTGGGGACCATTGTCcaaaagggcaaggaagtgGACAACTTCAGTGTGGGGGACGTCGTAGCTGTGCCTTTTACCATCTCATGCGGTGAGTTCAATACTTTGGCAAGCTATGTATGCGCATTCTGACCATGATGAACTAGGGAAATGTTATTACTGCTCAACCTCCCACACCTCCCGATGCACCTCCTCAGCCTTGTTCGGtactccttcccttccggGATGTCAGGCGACCTATGTTCGTGTCCCGCTTGCGGCATCTTGTCTTTTACTCAAACCTCCGCAACTGCCTGAAGAGTTGATGCTTCTGATGGCAGATATCTT
This genomic window contains:
- a CDS encoding 26S proteasome regulatory subunit N6, yielding MASDTPTSEKLDQAASVFDKDPTTAERLYKEILQDDSQPANEDVLRDKEVALVKLGTLYRDSRYLSTRTMVHRVFLTFIFDDNLGSMLDKLAQLITDSRTFMSHIAKAKTTRLVRTLLDLFPQGSKDMQMKVIQENIDWARTEKRIFLRQSLEIKLINVLLDAEKYQEALTITQTLLKELKKFDDKIILTEVYLLESRAAHHMHNHPVAKTSLTSARTTANSVYCPPTLQAQLDLQSGVIMAEDKDYKTAYSYFFEAFEGFSQSAERDNRALSALKYMLLCKIMIGTPNDVFSLLSLKSAAPYMGKDVDAMKAVATALEERSLDLFKTALQNYSGQLQKDEIIRSHLSYLYDTLLEQNLIRVIEPYSAVELSWVASEVGQSLQIIEDKLSQMILDQKFCGILNERMGTLEVHDDYSNEGICSTALGTLKHISDVVNGLNDKAAQMV